One part of the Malus sylvestris chromosome 2, drMalSylv7.2, whole genome shotgun sequence genome encodes these proteins:
- the LOC126610308 gene encoding probable serine/threonine-protein kinase PBL19, with protein sequence MKCFYYFKDKARSREQRSAPELKEETKSDYSGGGDRVIKSTCSANSPRGIPEMYEEKAHNLRAFTFAELRQATNDFSRLLKIGEGGFGNVYRGSIKAADDKGSDPVVVAIKKLNNDGLQGHKQWVAEVQFLSVVEHPNLVKLIGYCAVDGERGIQRLLVYEFMPNRSLEDHLFNKVYSTVPWETRLQIILGAAQGLAYLHQGLEVQVIYRDFKCANVLLDDNFKPKLSDFGLAREGPMVGHTHVSTAVVGTYGYAAPDYIETGHLTAKSDVWSFGVVLYEILTGRRSLERNRPRTEQKLLEWVKQFPCDGKKFGLIMDSRLENKYSITAARKIANLAESCLSKSAKDRPTMSQVVDKLKQIIQDSEEGIPSDRSSESVENDQADSVTKPRQLEASESWQRRMAHLAKLGEHVESASRRRFMIMQRARVT encoded by the exons ATGAAGTGCTTCTACTATTTCAAGGACAAAGCTAGGAGCAGGGAACAAAGATCTGCTCCAGAActgaaagaagaaacaaaatcgGATTATTCAGGTGGCGGCGACAGGGTCATTAAGTCCACCTGTTCCGCGAATTCACCCCGCGGTATACCAGAAATGTACGAAGAGAAGGCTCATAATTTGCGGGCGTTTACATTCGCGGAGCTCAGGCAGGCAACAAATGACTTCAGTAGGCTGCTTAAGATCGGAGAAGGCGGATTTGGGAATGTATACAGAGGTTCAATTAAGGCCGCTGATGACAAGGGCAGCGATCCAGTCGTTGTCGCCATTAAAAAGCTTAACAATGATGGCTTACAG GGTCACAAGCAGTGGGTGGCCGAAGTTCAATTTTTGAGTGTTGTGGAGCACCCGAATCTTGTCAAACTAATCGGATACTGTGCTGTTGATGGAGAAAGAGGGATTCAACGACTGCTTGTCTATGAATTCATGCCCAACCGAAGTTTAGAAGATCATCTGTTCAACAAGGTGTACTCAACCGTACCTTGGGAGACAAGGTTACAGATAATACTTGGAGCAGCTCAAGGATTGGCGTATCTGCACCAAGGATTGGAAGTTCAG GTAATCTATCGAGATTTCAAATGCGCAAATGTGTTACTGGATGACAACTTTAAACCGAAGCTTTCGGACTTTGGGCTTGCTAGGGAGGGGCCAATGGTTGGCCATACTCATGTTTCAACTGCA GTAGTGGGGACTTATGGGTACGCTGCTCCAGATTACATCGAGACAGGCCATCTCACAGCGAAGAGTGATGTCTGGAGTTTCGGTGTGGTGCTGTATGAGATTCTTACGGGCAGGCGATCACTGGAGAGAAACCGGCCAAGAACAGAACAGAAACTTTTGGAATGGGTGAAACAGTTCCCTTGTGATGGAAAAAAGTTTGGCTTGATAATGGATAGCAGGCTGGAAAACAAGTATTCTATCACCGCGGCAAGAAAGATAGCTAATCTGGCCGAAAGTTGCCTGTCAAAGAGCGCAAAAGATCGGCCAACAATGAGTCAGGTAGTAGACAAACTGAAGCAGATTATCCAAGACTCCGAAGAGGGAATCCCATCCGACAGAAGTTCTGAATCCGTTGAGAATGACCAAGCCGACTCGGTAACAAAGCCGAGACAGTTGGAGGCCTCAGAGTCATGGCAGAGGCGAATGGCTCACCTGGCCAAACTAGGCGAGCATGTGGAGAGCGCTAGTAGAAGAAGATTCATGATTATGCAGAGGGCAAGGGTGACATGA
- the LOC126610291 gene encoding pentatricopeptide repeat-containing protein At3g22470, mitochondrial-like isoform X1, whose product MSADLRRLHPSLKVHYHSFNSPRTLITSFQGFDYFTQFLPFANNSTSKSLCSVNSNERRIVTVGLSRIVKNQHGYALKGFSRRFCPLFLVKVMKLLGSRETAFGFFKLAFRDDSEGIVRNCCIAAHFLAGDNLRFLAQDVLSCVIARIGPNRSRDLVGFMWAGHCQFESDFSVLDTLMRGFLNAEMGSEALEVVSRMREVGLKPSLSAIAILFRLLIRVGDYGSVWKVFRDMLRKGPQPCNYTFNAMILGFCRKGLLRVGESLLHVMWKFQCDPDVITYNIVINANCVRGQTDDALHWVHLMIARACKPSTVTFSTVINALCKEGNMLEARKLFDGIPDMDVSPSTTIYNTMMDGYIKARDIGQANMIYEEMRNKGISPDGITFNILIAGHYKYGREEDRDRLLKDLSVSGLLPDSSLYDIMVSGLCWAGLLDDAIEFLEDMLGKGLPLTVVAFNSIIAACSRVGLEQKAYKTYKFMITFGVTPSTSTCSSLLMGLSKKGNLQDARELLCKMIEKGFPIKKTAFTVLLDGYFRAGDLDGAQNLWNEMERRGICPDVVAFSAFINGLCKAGLVEEAYDIYLDMTRKGFVPNNFVYNSLIGGFCSRGKLSDALKLEREMRQKGLLPDIFTINMIINGFCKQGRMKSAIDTFMDMDRTGLTPDIVTYNTLIGGYCKAFDMVRADEFLYKMCASGFEPDITTYNIRIQVFCSTRKISQAVMMLDELVSRGVAPDSVTYNTMMNGACIDILDRAMILMAKLLKLAFLPNTVTINVLLSQFCKQGMPEKALMWGQKLSEFSICFDEITYKLLDRAYHNMQEDSEISSGTAEKSLFLDFLMYITYDCLCRNKPCRDASQNVLQLIEFSGS is encoded by the coding sequence ATGTCTGCTGACCTCCGTCGCTTGCACCCTTCTCTCAAGGTACACTATCACTCCTTCAACTCCCCCCGAACCTTAATTACAAGCTTTCAAGGCTTCGATTATTTTACCCAGTTTTTGCCATTTGCTAATAACTCCACTTCCAAATCCTTGTGCTCTGTAAACTCCAATGAAAGGCGCATAGTTACAGTCGGGTTGTCACGGATAGTAAAGAACCAACATGGTTATGCTTTGAAGGGCTTTTCCAGACGGTTTTGCCCATTATTTCTTGTAAAAGTTATGAAACTATTAGGTTCTAGGGAAACtgcatttgggtttttcaaattAGCCTTTAGAGATGATAGTGAAGGAATTGTGAGGAATTGTTGTATTGCTGCACATTTTTTGGCAGGGGATAATTTGCGGTTTCTAGCTCAGGATGTGCTTTCGTGTGTCATTGCGCGAATCGGGCCAAATAGGAGTAGAGATTTGGTGGGGTTTATGTGGGCAGGTCATTGTCAGTTTGAGTCGGATTTTTCGGTTCTTGATACTCTTATGAGAGGTTTCTTGAATGCTGAAATGGGTtcggaggcattggaggttgttAGTAGGATGAGGGAGGTGGGGTTGAAGCCGAGTTTGTCAGCAATTGCAATTCTTTTCAGGTTGTTGATTAGAGTTGGTGATTATGGTAGCGTGTGGAAGGTTTTTAGGGATATGCTTCGGAAGGGGCCTCAACCTTGTAATTATACTTTTAATGCGATGATTCTTGGGTTTTGTAGAAAAGGGTTGCTTAGGGTGGGAGAGAGTTTGTTGCATGTGATGTGGAAATTTCAGTGTGATCCGGATGTTATTACATATAACATTGTGATCAATGCAAATTGTGTGAGGGGACAAACAGATGATGCACTTCATTGGGTGCATTTGATGATTGCAAGGGCCTGTAAACCGAGCACGGTTACATTTAGTACTGTCATAAATGCCTTATGTAAGGAGGGAAATATGTTGGAAGCTAGAAAGCTTTTTGATGGGATCCCAGATATGGATGTTTCTCCAAGTACCACTATATACAATACCATGATGGACGGGTACATTAAAGCACGGGACATTGGCCAGGCAAACATGATTTATGAAGAAATGAGGAACAAGGGCATATCTCCTGATGGCATAACATTTAATATCTTGATTGCAGGGCATTACAAGTATGGAAGGGAAGAGGATAGAGACAGGTTGTTAAAGGATTTATCTGTATCAGGGCTGCTTCCAGATTCTTCATTGTATGACATCATGGTTTCTGGGTTATGTTGGGCAGGTCTGTTGGATGATGCCATTGAATTTTTAGAGGATATGCTAGGAAAAGGATTACCTCTGACTGTGGTTGCTTTCAACTCAATTATTGCAGCTTGTAGCAGAGTAGGGTTAGAACAAAAGGCCTATAAGACCTATAAGTTTATGATTACGTTTGGTGTAACTCCTTCGACTTCTACATGTAGTTCTTTGCTTATGGGTTTATCCAAGAAGGGGAACCTGCAAGATGCGAGAGAGCTTTTGTGTAAGATGATAGAGAAGGGGTTCCCTATAAAAAAAACTGCTTTCACTGTGCTTTTGGATGGGTACTTTCGAGCTGGTGATTTGGATGGGGCTCAAAATTTGTGGAATGAGATGGAAAGAAGAGGGATATGTCCTGATGTTGTTGCCTTCTCAGCATTTATCAATGGACTATGTAAAGCGGGTCTAGTGGAAGAGGCATATGATATATATCTGGATATGACAAGGAAGGGGTTTGTGCCAAACAATTTTGTCTATAATTCTTTAATTGGCGGGTTTTGCAGCCGTGGGAAGTTGAGTGATGCACtgaagttagagagagagatgaggcaAAAGGGGCTTCTTCCGGATATCTTTACCATCAATATGATCATTAATGGGTTCTGTAAACAGGGGAGAATGAAGTCAGCAATTGATACATTTATGGACATGGACCGAACTGGGTTAACCCCAGATATAGTCACTTACAATACCTTAATTGGTGGTTATTGTAAAGCATTTGACATGGTCAGAGCAGATGAGTTTTTGTATAAAATGTGTGCCAGTGGATTTGAACCTGATATTACAACCTATAATATACGCATACAGGTTTTTTGTAGCACTCGAAAAATTAGTCAAGCTGTGATGATGCTGGATGAGCTTGTTTCAAGAGGTGTTGCTCCAGACTCAGTCACATACAACACGATGATGAATGGTGCTTGTATTGACATACTGGATCGTGCTATGATTTTAATGGCTAAATTGCTTAAGTTGGCGTTTCTTCCGAATACTGTTACAATTAATGTGTTGTTGTCCCAGTTCTGCAAGCAGGGAATGCCTGAGAAGGCCCTCATGTGGGGTCAGAAGTTGAGTGAGTTTTCCatttgttttgacgaaattacgTATAAATTATTGGACAGAGCCTATCATAATATGCAAGAAGATTCCGAAATTTCAAGTGGAACAGCTGAAAAAAGCCTCTTCCTGGATTTCCTTATGTACATTACATATGATTGTTTATGTAGAAATAAACCTTGCAGAGATGCAAGTCAAAATGTTCTTCAATTAATTGAATTTAGCGGCTCCTGA
- the LOC126610291 gene encoding pentatricopeptide repeat-containing protein At5g01110-like isoform X2, with translation MWAGHCQFESDFSVLDTLMRGFLNAEMGSEALEVVSRMREVGLKPSLSAIAILFRLLIRVGDYGSVWKVFRDMLRKGPQPCNYTFNAMILGFCRKGLLRVGESLLHVMWKFQCDPDVITYNIVINANCVRGQTDDALHWVHLMIARACKPSTVTFSTVINALCKEGNMLEARKLFDGIPDMDVSPSTTIYNTMMDGYIKARDIGQANMIYEEMRNKGISPDGITFNILIAGHYKYGREEDRDRLLKDLSVSGLLPDSSLYDIMVSGLCWAGLLDDAIEFLEDMLGKGLPLTVVAFNSIIAACSRVGLEQKAYKTYKFMITFGVTPSTSTCSSLLMGLSKKGNLQDARELLCKMIEKGFPIKKTAFTVLLDGYFRAGDLDGAQNLWNEMERRGICPDVVAFSAFINGLCKAGLVEEAYDIYLDMTRKGFVPNNFVYNSLIGGFCSRGKLSDALKLEREMRQKGLLPDIFTINMIINGFCKQGRMKSAIDTFMDMDRTGLTPDIVTYNTLIGGYCKAFDMVRADEFLYKMCASGFEPDITTYNIRIQVFCSTRKISQAVMMLDELVSRGVAPDSVTYNTMMNGACIDILDRAMILMAKLLKLAFLPNTVTINVLLSQFCKQGMPEKALMWGQKLSEFSICFDEITYKLLDRAYHNMQEDSEISSGTAEKSLFLDFLMYITYDCLCRNKPCRDASQNVLQLIEFSGS, from the coding sequence ATGTGGGCAGGTCATTGTCAGTTTGAGTCGGATTTTTCGGTTCTTGATACTCTTATGAGAGGTTTCTTGAATGCTGAAATGGGTtcggaggcattggaggttgttAGTAGGATGAGGGAGGTGGGGTTGAAGCCGAGTTTGTCAGCAATTGCAATTCTTTTCAGGTTGTTGATTAGAGTTGGTGATTATGGTAGCGTGTGGAAGGTTTTTAGGGATATGCTTCGGAAGGGGCCTCAACCTTGTAATTATACTTTTAATGCGATGATTCTTGGGTTTTGTAGAAAAGGGTTGCTTAGGGTGGGAGAGAGTTTGTTGCATGTGATGTGGAAATTTCAGTGTGATCCGGATGTTATTACATATAACATTGTGATCAATGCAAATTGTGTGAGGGGACAAACAGATGATGCACTTCATTGGGTGCATTTGATGATTGCAAGGGCCTGTAAACCGAGCACGGTTACATTTAGTACTGTCATAAATGCCTTATGTAAGGAGGGAAATATGTTGGAAGCTAGAAAGCTTTTTGATGGGATCCCAGATATGGATGTTTCTCCAAGTACCACTATATACAATACCATGATGGACGGGTACATTAAAGCACGGGACATTGGCCAGGCAAACATGATTTATGAAGAAATGAGGAACAAGGGCATATCTCCTGATGGCATAACATTTAATATCTTGATTGCAGGGCATTACAAGTATGGAAGGGAAGAGGATAGAGACAGGTTGTTAAAGGATTTATCTGTATCAGGGCTGCTTCCAGATTCTTCATTGTATGACATCATGGTTTCTGGGTTATGTTGGGCAGGTCTGTTGGATGATGCCATTGAATTTTTAGAGGATATGCTAGGAAAAGGATTACCTCTGACTGTGGTTGCTTTCAACTCAATTATTGCAGCTTGTAGCAGAGTAGGGTTAGAACAAAAGGCCTATAAGACCTATAAGTTTATGATTACGTTTGGTGTAACTCCTTCGACTTCTACATGTAGTTCTTTGCTTATGGGTTTATCCAAGAAGGGGAACCTGCAAGATGCGAGAGAGCTTTTGTGTAAGATGATAGAGAAGGGGTTCCCTATAAAAAAAACTGCTTTCACTGTGCTTTTGGATGGGTACTTTCGAGCTGGTGATTTGGATGGGGCTCAAAATTTGTGGAATGAGATGGAAAGAAGAGGGATATGTCCTGATGTTGTTGCCTTCTCAGCATTTATCAATGGACTATGTAAAGCGGGTCTAGTGGAAGAGGCATATGATATATATCTGGATATGACAAGGAAGGGGTTTGTGCCAAACAATTTTGTCTATAATTCTTTAATTGGCGGGTTTTGCAGCCGTGGGAAGTTGAGTGATGCACtgaagttagagagagagatgaggcaAAAGGGGCTTCTTCCGGATATCTTTACCATCAATATGATCATTAATGGGTTCTGTAAACAGGGGAGAATGAAGTCAGCAATTGATACATTTATGGACATGGACCGAACTGGGTTAACCCCAGATATAGTCACTTACAATACCTTAATTGGTGGTTATTGTAAAGCATTTGACATGGTCAGAGCAGATGAGTTTTTGTATAAAATGTGTGCCAGTGGATTTGAACCTGATATTACAACCTATAATATACGCATACAGGTTTTTTGTAGCACTCGAAAAATTAGTCAAGCTGTGATGATGCTGGATGAGCTTGTTTCAAGAGGTGTTGCTCCAGACTCAGTCACATACAACACGATGATGAATGGTGCTTGTATTGACATACTGGATCGTGCTATGATTTTAATGGCTAAATTGCTTAAGTTGGCGTTTCTTCCGAATACTGTTACAATTAATGTGTTGTTGTCCCAGTTCTGCAAGCAGGGAATGCCTGAGAAGGCCCTCATGTGGGGTCAGAAGTTGAGTGAGTTTTCCatttgttttgacgaaattacgTATAAATTATTGGACAGAGCCTATCATAATATGCAAGAAGATTCCGAAATTTCAAGTGGAACAGCTGAAAAAAGCCTCTTCCTGGATTTCCTTATGTACATTACATATGATTGTTTATGTAGAAATAAACCTTGCAGAGATGCAAGTCAAAATGTTCTTCAATTAATTGAATTTAGCGGCTCCTGA
- the LOC126583169 gene encoding FCS-Like Zinc finger 3-like, with translation MRTGMFSYTTYEDQTNEPHFLDACHLCRKPLGNNSDIFMYRGNTPFCSKDCRQQEIKFDENKEKSWKVTSSRRKSDPNKNSTPNKNVRTGSVAVA, from the exons atGAGGACTGGTATGTTCTCCTACACCACATATGAAGATCAAACAAATGAGCCTCACTTCCTTGATGCCTGTCATCTTTGTAGAAAACCACTTGGAAACAACTCAGACATCTTCATGTACAG ggGTAACACACCATTTTGCAGTAAAGATTGTAGGCAACAAGAGATAAAGTTTGATGAGAACAAGGAGAAGAGCTGGAAGGTCACTTCCAGCAGAAGAAAGTCGGATCCCAACAAGAACTCCACCCCCAACAAAAATGTACGGACGGGGTCTGTTGCTGTAGCCTGA
- the LOC126613729 gene encoding zinc finger A20 and AN1 domain-containing stress-associated protein 5-like — protein sequence MAQRAEKEETEFKVPETLTHYVNNCGVTDNPSTNNLCQKCFNTATTSSSFSSAAILKLFAEKSPISTSSFSFEALAETFRKTTASEIARSDESLNSRVVNRCSECRRKVGLTGFRFHLAILSILSIISRYISQIMY from the coding sequence aTGGCACAGAGAGCCGAGAAGGAAGAGACAGAGTTCAAGGTCCCCGAAACTCTAACGCACTACGTCAACAACTGTGGCGTCACCGATAATCCCTCCACCAACAACTTGTGCCAGAAGTGCTTCAACACCGCCACCACCTCATCGTCGTTTTCGTCCGCGGCGATTTTGAAGCTTTTTGCGGAGAAAAGTCCGATATCTACCTCATCCTTCAGCTTCGAGGCCCTAGCCGAGACCTTTCGGAAGACGACGGCGTCGGAGATCGCGAGATCGGACGAATCGCTGAATAGCCGCGTGGTCAATCGGTGCTCCGAATGCCGGAGAAAGGTCGGGTTGACCGGATTTCGGTTTCatctcgcgatattatcgatattatcaataatatcgcgatatatttCCCAAATAATGTATTAA